A portion of the Bradyrhizobium sp. 195 genome contains these proteins:
- a CDS encoding SIR2 family NAD-dependent protein deacylase, whose protein sequence is MNQRPTGLASEERQPHDVLATAIERRRAVLFVGAGVSMAVGLPSWQSLIEHLLDDLGLERDVVDGMHGGYQMLAEYYRLQRGGIGPLRSWLDRNWRVDPERIATSKLHRIIVELDFPIIYTTNYDRNLETAFDVLKRPYAKISNAKEIASAGAGVTHIIKFHGDFDDDASLVLTETDFLNRLAFNSPLDIRFRADALGSTLLFVGYSMSDPNIRLLLHRIWQIWDESGHRQDRPKSFVFVAQRNPVQEAVLANWGITTIAPLEGMAADDGLTQFLLDVRQRIDRSS, encoded by the coding sequence ATGAACCAAAGACCGACAGGGCTCGCATCTGAGGAGCGGCAGCCTCACGACGTTCTGGCGACGGCGATAGAACGGCGCCGCGCGGTCCTGTTCGTCGGCGCCGGCGTTTCGATGGCCGTCGGATTGCCCTCTTGGCAGTCGTTGATCGAACATCTGCTGGACGATCTCGGTCTCGAACGCGACGTCGTCGACGGAATGCATGGCGGCTATCAGATGCTTGCGGAGTACTACCGGTTGCAGCGTGGGGGCATCGGACCGCTCCGCAGTTGGCTCGATCGCAATTGGCGCGTCGATCCAGAGAGGATCGCCACCTCGAAGCTCCACCGGATCATCGTCGAGCTCGATTTCCCGATCATCTACACGACGAATTATGATCGCAATCTCGAGACGGCGTTCGATGTCCTGAAAAGGCCCTACGCGAAGATCAGCAATGCAAAGGAGATCGCGAGCGCCGGCGCCGGCGTCACGCACATCATCAAGTTCCACGGCGATTTCGACGACGATGCCTCGCTCGTTCTGACCGAGACCGACTTTCTCAACCGGTTGGCCTTCAATTCGCCGCTCGATATCCGTTTTCGCGCCGACGCTTTGGGAAGCACGCTGCTCTTTGTCGGCTACAGCATGTCCGATCCTAATATTCGGCTGCTGCTGCACCGGATTTGGCAGATCTGGGATGAATCCGGCCACCGTCAGGACCGGCCGAAATCCTTCGTGTTCGTCGCCCAGCGCAATCCGGTGCAGGAAGCCGTATTGGCGAACTGGGGCATCACCACCATTGCCCCGCTCGAGGGAATGGCCGCCGACGATGGCCTAACCCAATTTCTCCTCGACGTCCGCCAGCGTATCGATCGAAGCTCGTAG
- the coxB gene encoding cytochrome c oxidase subunit II, whose translation MPYLLAACAGRQSALDPQGLQSEQIQQTLFIFLAVAAVVWIAVMIVLALSMLRRKRLADQPLDLHQGFEERTGQIILGLGIVTTVIVLGLSIVSYAGQGTIFAKDEHPLTLKIIGHQWWWEVRYEDDSPHRSFVTANEIRIPTGRPVKVELETADVIHSFWVPSLTGKIDLITGQKNELQFTAKNAGVYRGQCAEFCGLQHAHMAFAVIALPPDEFARWREHENHGASSPTDQLGKQGEALFRARGCALCHNISGTLAGGQLGPDLTHIGNRVTIAAGTLPNRPATLGAWIADSQHIKPGNLMPKMPLQSGELIAIIHYLEQLK comes from the coding sequence ATGCCCTACCTGCTGGCTGCGTGCGCCGGCCGGCAGTCAGCGCTCGACCCGCAAGGGCTCCAATCCGAGCAGATCCAGCAGACGCTCTTCATCTTTCTCGCGGTCGCGGCGGTCGTATGGATCGCGGTCATGATTGTGCTCGCCTTAAGCATGTTGCGTCGAAAGCGCCTGGCCGATCAGCCGCTGGACCTCCATCAAGGCTTTGAAGAGCGCACCGGTCAGATCATTCTCGGGCTAGGAATTGTCACCACCGTCATCGTGCTCGGCCTGTCCATCGTCAGTTATGCCGGGCAGGGAACTATCTTTGCCAAGGACGAACACCCCCTCACGCTCAAGATCATCGGGCATCAATGGTGGTGGGAGGTCCGCTACGAGGATGATAGTCCGCATCGGAGCTTCGTGACGGCGAACGAGATCCGCATTCCAACCGGCCGACCGGTAAAGGTCGAGCTCGAAACTGCCGACGTGATCCATAGTTTTTGGGTGCCGAGCCTGACCGGGAAGATTGACCTCATCACCGGGCAAAAGAACGAGCTGCAATTCACCGCGAAGAACGCCGGCGTCTATCGCGGACAATGCGCCGAATTTTGTGGGCTTCAGCACGCACATATGGCGTTTGCGGTCATCGCGCTGCCACCTGACGAGTTCGCTCGCTGGCGCGAACACGAAAACCATGGTGCGAGCAGCCCTACGGATCAGCTCGGCAAGCAGGGCGAGGCTCTGTTCCGAGCACGCGGCTGCGCCTTGTGCCACAACATCAGCGGCACGCTGGCGGGCGGACAGTTGGGCCCGGATCTCACGCATATAGGCAACCGAGTGACGATTGCGGCGGGAACGCTGCCGAATAGGCCGGCCACGCTCGGCGCGTGGATCGCCGATTCCCAGCACATCAAGCCCGGCAATCTCATGCCGAAGATGCCGCTGCAGTCGGGTGAACTCATCGCGATCATTCACTATCTGGAGCAGCTCAAGTGA
- a CDS encoding metallophosphoesterase family protein — MKIGVISDTHELLRPEVARCFAGVSHIIHAGDIGALDVVDGLRWIAPVTAIRGNVDRDEWAKEFPETETLHLGGRRVYVLHDLNELKAGTVEPGIDVVISGHSHRVRIEVADGVLYLNPGSAGKRRFQLPITVATLELDRSGPLQPIIHDLDAC; from the coding sequence ATGAAGATCGGGGTGATCTCCGACACGCACGAACTGCTGAGGCCGGAGGTCGCACGCTGCTTCGCCGGGGTGTCGCACATCATCCATGCCGGGGATATCGGCGCTCTGGACGTTGTGGACGGTCTGCGCTGGATTGCGCCCGTCACCGCAATCCGGGGGAATGTCGATCGGGACGAGTGGGCCAAAGAGTTTCCGGAAACCGAGACGCTGCATCTCGGCGGCCGACGCGTCTACGTCCTTCACGACCTGAACGAGCTGAAGGCTGGGACGGTCGAACCCGGCATAGACGTCGTGATTTCCGGCCATTCGCACCGCGTACGTATCGAGGTGGCCGACGGGGTGCTCTACCTCAATCCAGGAAGCGCCGGGAAGAGGCGCTTCCAGCTGCCGATCACGGTTGCTACGCTCGAACTGGATCGCAGTGGCCCGCTCCAGCCCATCATCCATGACCTTGATGCTTGCTGA
- the treZ gene encoding malto-oligosyltrehalose trehalohydrolase, translating to MEQRLGIAEQARRHGPQIIDHGISFNLWAPTARSVELLEVGQPPRSMPHDDDGWYQLLSPTARAGTRYQFRIDGDLTVPDPASRFQPDDVGQPSEVIDTALLRDWILYPGRPWPEAVIYELHVGAFSEEGTYVGVEKRLPYLRDLGITAIELMPLNDVPGRHNWGYDGVLLNAPNARYGRPQDLKRMLRTAHALDIMVYLDVVYNHFGPQLNYLHSYAENFFTKRHATGWGPAVNLEGRDGALVREFLIENALMWLRDYGFDGLRLDAVHALKDDSDRHFLIELAETVRSQLAGRRVHLMLENEANQAHLLDRRQGRVKHYDAQWGDDFHNALHVLLTGENEGYYRAFADKPLDHLARSLTEGFAYQGEVFPLHDAPRGEPSAYLPPEATIFFAQNHDQIGNRALGERLSVLISPEKLKQALALVLLNPHVPMLFMGEEGAADTPFLFFADWSGEAAELTREGRRREFAHFKAFSTPEMRARIPDPCDERTFLASKLDWVRIDSATESLEFRALTAELLRIRREQIIPLIKHGFVTAERGTIQSGGLDVRWRTANGETLQIVANFAECELPMPPPVDGIDLWRSRASSANVLVPGDIVVRLYREA from the coding sequence TTGGAACAAAGACTGGGAATAGCCGAACAGGCGCGCCGCCATGGCCCTCAAATCATCGACCATGGCATCTCGTTCAATCTCTGGGCCCCGACCGCTCGGTCTGTCGAATTGCTCGAAGTCGGCCAGCCGCCACGCTCCATGCCACACGACGATGACGGTTGGTATCAGTTGCTCAGTCCGACCGCCCGTGCCGGGACGCGCTACCAGTTCAGGATCGACGGCGATCTGACCGTTCCCGATCCAGCCTCCCGTTTCCAGCCGGACGATGTCGGTCAGCCCAGTGAAGTGATCGACACGGCGCTGTTGCGGGATTGGATTTTATACCCGGGCCGCCCCTGGCCGGAAGCCGTCATCTACGAGCTGCATGTTGGTGCCTTCAGCGAGGAGGGTACCTATGTTGGCGTCGAGAAAAGGTTGCCCTATCTGCGCGACCTTGGCATCACCGCGATCGAGCTGATGCCGCTCAACGACGTCCCGGGCCGCCACAATTGGGGTTACGATGGCGTGCTGCTGAACGCACCGAACGCACGCTACGGCCGGCCGCAGGATCTCAAACGGATGCTGCGCACCGCGCATGCCCTCGACATCATGGTCTATCTCGACGTCGTCTATAACCATTTCGGGCCGCAGCTGAACTACCTGCACAGCTACGCCGAGAACTTCTTCACCAAGCGCCATGCCACGGGTTGGGGCCCTGCCGTTAACCTCGAAGGTCGTGATGGCGCGCTCGTGCGCGAGTTCCTGATCGAAAACGCGCTCATGTGGCTGCGCGATTACGGCTTCGATGGACTTCGTCTCGACGCAGTGCATGCCTTGAAGGACGATTCCGACCGTCATTTTCTCATCGAGCTGGCAGAGACCGTGCGCAGCCAACTGGCAGGCAGGCGCGTGCATCTGATGCTGGAGAACGAGGCCAACCAGGCGCACCTTCTTGATCGCCGGCAGGGCCGGGTCAAGCACTACGATGCGCAATGGGGTGACGATTTCCACAATGCGCTCCACGTCCTTCTGACGGGCGAGAACGAGGGATATTACCGCGCCTTCGCAGACAAGCCGCTCGACCATCTCGCGCGCTCCCTCACCGAGGGCTTTGCCTATCAGGGCGAGGTCTTTCCGCTGCACGATGCTCCACGCGGAGAGCCGAGTGCGTACCTGCCGCCAGAGGCCACCATCTTCTTCGCCCAGAACCACGATCAGATCGGCAATCGCGCGCTAGGGGAGCGACTATCGGTGCTGATCAGTCCCGAAAAGCTTAAGCAGGCCCTTGCGCTCGTTCTGCTCAATCCTCACGTCCCGATGCTGTTCATGGGAGAGGAGGGAGCCGCCGACACTCCATTTCTGTTCTTTGCGGACTGGTCCGGCGAGGCGGCGGAGCTGACGCGCGAGGGCCGGCGCAGGGAGTTCGCGCATTTCAAGGCGTTCTCGACGCCGGAGATGCGCGCCCGAATTCCGGATCCTTGCGACGAACGAACATTCCTGGCGTCCAAGCTGGACTGGGTGAGGATCGACAGCGCAACCGAAAGCCTCGAGTTTCGGGCGCTGACGGCCGAGCTGCTGAGGATTCGGCGGGAGCAGATCATTCCGCTAATCAAGCACGGATTCGTCACAGCCGAGCGCGGGACGATTCAGAGTGGCGGTCTGGACGTCCGCTGGCGGACGGCTAACGGCGAGACGCTGCAGATTGTGGCGAACTTTGCCGAGTGCGAGCTGCCGATGCCACCACCTGTCGACGGAATCGATCTGTGGCGATCACGGGCAAGCTCAGCGAACGTGCTGGTTCCAGGCGACATCGTCGTCCGACTTTATCGGGAGGCCTGA
- a CDS encoding PQ-loop domain-containing transporter: protein MGVLAAGLTSLSYLPQVRKARSPGSTDDLSLKMLVGSRAGSFFG from the coding sequence ATGGGAGTTCTCGCCGCCGGTTTGACATCTCTGTCCTACCTGCCGCAAGTGCGCAAAGCGCGCTCGCCCGGCTCGACCGACGACCTCTCCTTGAAGATGCTAGTCGGCTCGCGAGCGGGCTCATTCTTTGGATAG
- a CDS encoding patatin-like phospholipase family protein gives MTERTEPSGIETAEPQLTAVVSSGGLGLGAYHGGAFEALASHSPQIDWVTGTSAGAITAALIAGSPSADRIRALNTYWRGAGGAAVPPSAGRYLFAWLSSINTRLLGQAGFFHPRLPLPAPYFGGLYDLGPTRERLRQLIDFGRLNDGDPRITICATDLESGNAVLFDSSSERIEMDHILASCGFLPEFGPVQIAGRWLGDGGFSLNAPFEPILESSRPLRLYVIELFARDGNVPDGIEAAAERKSDLTFGNQTFQRLGHALEARQLRAELQDLSRDDLVYLLSYRPGREEAGPEKSFDLSHAAMAQRWRAGLLDMQYAASLAQIRNGICTVRRR, from the coding sequence TTGACTGAGCGGACTGAGCCGAGCGGCATCGAGACGGCTGAGCCCCAGCTCACTGCCGTCGTATCCTCCGGCGGCCTCGGACTCGGAGCCTATCATGGCGGCGCGTTCGAAGCGCTCGCTTCTCATTCACCGCAGATCGATTGGGTGACCGGTACATCGGCTGGTGCGATCACGGCCGCACTGATCGCGGGAAGCCCGAGCGCCGACCGTATCCGAGCTCTAAATACTTACTGGCGGGGCGCGGGTGGCGCAGCCGTTCCGCCGAGTGCCGGCCGCTATCTGTTCGCCTGGCTGAGTTCGATCAATACGCGTTTGCTCGGCCAGGCCGGCTTCTTCCATCCCCGTCTCCCGCTTCCGGCACCTTATTTCGGTGGCCTGTACGATCTCGGCCCGACGCGCGAACGTCTTCGTCAGTTGATCGATTTCGGCCGCCTGAACGACGGTGATCCCCGCATCACGATCTGCGCCACCGACCTCGAAAGCGGCAATGCCGTACTATTCGACTCCTCGTCGGAACGGATCGAGATGGATCACATCCTCGCCAGTTGCGGGTTCCTCCCTGAGTTCGGGCCAGTGCAGATCGCTGGCCGGTGGCTCGGCGATGGCGGGTTCTCCCTGAACGCGCCATTCGAGCCCATCCTGGAGTCCTCGCGCCCGCTTCGCCTCTATGTGATCGAGCTCTTCGCACGCGACGGCAACGTGCCCGATGGGATCGAAGCCGCAGCCGAGCGCAAGAGTGACCTGACCTTCGGCAACCAGACCTTCCAGCGCCTAGGCCACGCTCTGGAAGCCCGCCAGCTTCGGGCCGAGCTGCAGGACCTTAGCCGCGACGACCTCGTCTATCTCTTGAGTTACCGCCCCGGCCGCGAGGAAGCCGGTCCCGAAAAATCTTTTGATCTTTCGCATGCGGCCATGGCGCAGCGGTGGCGGGCGGGCCTCCTGGACATGCAATATGCAGCGAGCCTCGCTCAGATCCGGAACGGGATCTGCACCGTGCGTCGGCGATAG
- a CDS encoding NUDIX hydrolase → MGKKQFAALPFRLDNSELRVLLITTRRKRRWSVPKGSPMRNKEPYLTAALEAYEEAGLIGVIATRAMGSFKHRKRKGDRKRTMDVAVFPMKVHGQERWWPEKGEREAIWVSAERAAHLVHKAELRRLIARFAARTEKSTSALLRGRRASDPGTRVPRNHSS, encoded by the coding sequence ATGGGAAAGAAGCAGTTCGCCGCTCTGCCGTTTCGTCTGGACAATTCCGAGCTGCGCGTGCTGCTGATCACGACCAGGCGCAAGCGCAGATGGAGTGTCCCGAAGGGATCCCCCATGCGTAACAAGGAGCCGTACCTCACGGCTGCACTGGAGGCTTATGAGGAGGCGGGTCTGATCGGCGTCATCGCGACACGCGCGATGGGCAGCTTCAAGCATCGCAAGCGGAAGGGCGACCGCAAGCGGACCATGGACGTTGCGGTCTTCCCAATGAAGGTTCATGGTCAGGAGCGCTGGTGGCCCGAAAAAGGGGAGCGCGAAGCCATCTGGGTCTCCGCGGAAAGGGCGGCGCATCTGGTGCATAAAGCGGAGCTCCGGCGATTGATCGCCCGCTTCGCGGCGCGAACGGAAAAGAGCACGTCCGCGCTGCTGCGCGGCAGGCGGGCTTCTGATCCAGGAACCCGCGTCCCGCGAAATCATTCCAGCTAG
- a CDS encoding DUF3606 domain-containing protein, with protein MQRAKRPPIRNKLDLTDRAQVRLVKKRLRLSDADLTAIVGRIGNSISAINKEAEQQRARVVTQSADASAAAAIAPAAATEQTVGEAATIAPAS; from the coding sequence ATGCAGCGCGCGAAGCGGCCGCCGATCCGCAACAAGCTGGACCTGACCGATCGGGCTCAGGTGCGCCTTGTCAAGAAGCGACTGCGTCTTTCCGACGCCGACCTCACGGCGATCGTTGGTCGGATCGGCAACTCCATTTCGGCAATCAACAAGGAAGCCGAGCAGCAAAGGGCTCGGGTGGTGACGCAGTCGGCCGATGCGTCTGCTGCCGCGGCGATCGCCCCCGCAGCGGCCACGGAGCAAACGGTTGGCGAGGCCGCTACAATCGCGCCGGCGTCCTGA
- a CDS encoding DUF3551 domain-containing protein — MSNWRFQRKHRLLIVAADLSFVASLGSSSSALAQDRYCLQGRTWGYPSNCQFASYGQCMESASGTHASCGINPRYAYARRHRGYR; from the coding sequence ATGTCAAATTGGAGATTTCAAAGGAAGCATCGTTTGCTGATAGTTGCCGCCGACCTGTCGTTCGTGGCGAGCCTTGGCTCTTCGAGCTCCGCACTTGCCCAGGATCGCTACTGCCTCCAGGGCCGGACTTGGGGCTATCCTAGCAATTGCCAGTTCGCCAGTTACGGTCAATGCATGGAGAGCGCATCTGGCACGCACGCCTCTTGCGGCATCAATCCTCGATATGCCTATGCGCGCCGTCACAGGGGATATCGGTGA
- a CDS encoding UDP-glucuronic acid decarboxylase family protein: MTLQSCIQASRRSPTVLVAGGAGFIGSHLCDTLLQRGSTVICLDNLFTGSIDNIRPLLNHPNFRFIEHDVRDPIEIEEGIDRIYSLACPASPRHYQKDPIGTMKTCVIGTMNMLDLARCKGARVLQASTSEVYGDPEIHPQPESYLGNVNPIGPRACYDEGKRAAETLMFDYHRTHGVEIKVARIFNTYGPRMLENDGRVVSNFIVQALRGEPITIYGPGTQTRSFCFVDDLVRGLQLLMESTPSITGPCNLGNPHEVTIEAIAREVLTYTASTSPLRFETLPKDDPKRRKPVIDTAARALGWRPRVALKDGLQATIAYFALRIAGETPALVPAAAPRRTGRRAPSRLTIADQT; this comes from the coding sequence ATGACGCTCCAGTCCTGCATTCAAGCCTCCCGCCGCTCACCCACCGTCCTCGTCGCCGGAGGCGCCGGCTTTATCGGGTCGCATCTTTGCGACACGCTTCTGCAACGCGGCAGCACTGTGATCTGCTTGGACAATCTGTTCACGGGATCGATCGACAACATCCGGCCACTGCTCAATCACCCCAATTTCCGCTTCATCGAGCACGACGTGCGCGATCCCATCGAGATCGAGGAGGGCATTGACCGCATCTACAGCCTCGCTTGCCCGGCCTCACCCCGGCACTACCAAAAGGATCCGATTGGCACGATGAAGACCTGCGTGATCGGAACCATGAACATGCTCGATCTCGCGCGCTGTAAAGGCGCCCGGGTCCTTCAGGCGTCCACAAGCGAAGTGTATGGCGATCCCGAGATCCACCCGCAGCCCGAATCCTACCTCGGTAACGTCAATCCGATCGGACCGCGGGCCTGCTACGACGAGGGCAAACGTGCTGCGGAGACGCTGATGTTCGACTATCACCGCACGCACGGCGTCGAGATCAAGGTCGCGCGCATCTTCAACACTTACGGCCCGCGAATGCTCGAGAATGACGGGCGGGTTGTGTCCAATTTCATTGTTCAAGCCCTGCGCGGCGAGCCCATCACGATCTACGGTCCCGGAACACAGACTAGGAGTTTCTGCTTCGTCGATGATCTCGTTCGCGGGCTCCAGCTCTTGATGGAGAGCACGCCCTCGATTACCGGGCCTTGCAATCTCGGCAATCCGCACGAGGTCACGATCGAGGCGATTGCGCGCGAGGTGCTGACCTACACGGCATCGACCTCCCCGCTCCGCTTCGAGACCTTGCCGAAGGACGACCCGAAACGCCGCAAGCCCGTCATCGACACAGCGGCACGGGCGCTGGGCTGGCGACCCCGCGTGGCGCTGAAGGACGGCCTTCAAGCAACGATTGCCTATTTTGCCCTCCGCATTGCGGGCGAGACGCCGGCGTTGGTTCCGGCCGCCGCGCCGCGCAGGACCGGACGTCGTGCGCCCAGCCGGTTGACGATCGCCGATCAAACATGA